TAACGAATCGGCAAAAAGACGGGACAAAGAAGTTACAGAAACAGCTATTGACTGGTTTAAGCAATATCTTAAAGTGACTTTACATCCGTTAGTAGGTATCTTCAATAAATACGGATTTGGAGCAGAATTCCATCAGCAAAACATCCTTATTGAATTTGATGACCATCTTTTCCCGTCTAAAATGTATTTCAGGGACAATCAGGGTTATTTTTTCCGTCAGGGAAAAGCGAAGGAATTGCAGAATCTCATTAAAGATTTTGGTGACGAAAGCCGAAATTTTATAGCAGAAAACCGAATAATTAACCTTTGGGGCTATTATTTTTTAGTGAATCACCTTTTTGGAATCGTAAATGTTTTAGGCAAAAACAAACTGGCTAATGAGTCATTACTTCTTCACATGATTTATGAAGCATTCAAAGCTGAAGAAGCAACGGATACCACAGGTCTGACTTCTCATTTTTTAAACAGCATTCAACTGTATGCAAAATGCAATCTGCTAACGAGCCTCAACAATATGGATGAAGCCAGTGCGCCAAGAACCAACCCTGCGGTATATTTGAATTATCCAAATCCTTTAAACAAATACTTTTTTTCTCAAAAGCTAATAAAGCCTAAAGGAGAAGATGTGGTTTTTAGCCGATACTTCGAAAAGGAAAATGTAACCATAACCTTGCGTCCGGTTAATCCTGAAGAGGATTTGGAAATGCTGCACGAATGGTTTCATCGTGAACATGCCTTAAAAATCTGGAAAATGAACTGGCCTGTTAAAGAGTTGGAATTGTTTTACCGAACGCTCCTTCCCGGAGATATTTCACACAGTTATATCGGCGAAGTCAATGGCGAACCTACTTTTAACATGGAAGTATATTGGGCGAACCGTGACATTGTTGGAGGTTATTATGACTCCCTACCATCCGATTACGGAACGCATCTATTTATCGCGCCAACAGATTCCAAACTAAAATTCACTTCTGCTGTAACGCAATCGATGATGGATTTTGTTTTTGCAGAATCAAAAGTCGGCAAAATGGTGGGCGAAGGAGCTGTAGATTCGATAGCATCAATGCTGAATAAAGCGCATGTTGGATTCAAAATCGAAAAAGTAATTGAAATGCCGCATAAAAAAGCCAACCTCAATTATTGCTACAGAGAATGGTATTGGGAAAAATTTCCTGCTGCCAAAGACTTTCAGAACATTCCGGTTTCAGCACCTCAGGTTTAATTAATTAAAAAAGTAACAATGAGTACAGAAAAAATATACTCGGTCATAGGTATCGGGATTGGTCCTTTTAATCTTGGTCTTGCCGCCCTTATGGAGCCGGTAGACGAACTTTCATCACTGTTTTTTGATCAGTCAGCCAGTTTTGACTGGCATCCGGGTCTGATGTTAAACAACGCCACACTTCAGGTTCCGTTTTTAGGAGATTTAGTTACAATGGCAGATCCCACAAGTCAATATACGTTCCTGAATTTTATCAAAGAAAGCGGGCGTTTGTACAAATTCTACATCCGTGAAAATTTCTTTATTTTCAGAAGAGAATACAATGAATATTGCAAATGGGTAGCTTCTAAACTTGATAATTTGAAATTCTCCCACAAAGTAGTTTCTCTGGATTATGTTGATGGTTTGTACAAAGTAGTTGTGATGAATACAGAAACCTGTATCACCTCAACCTATTATGCAGAAAAAATTGTTTTAGGAACAGGAACTTCTCCATACATTCCTGATTTTATTGAAAAAAAGGAACTGCCAAATGTAATTCATGCATCTAAATATTTATATTCCAAATCAAGAATCAAAAACAATCATTCGGTTACTATTATTGGTTCAGGTCAAAGTGCTGCAGAAGTATTTCGTGATCTTTTACCGGAAACTGAAAACGGTTTACAGCTCAAATGGTACACCCGTTCTTCCCACTTCTTCCCTTTGGATAACAAATCAAAACTGACGCTGGAACTTACCTCTCCTGAATATGTAGATCATTTTCATAGTCTGACGTACGAAAAAAGAAAACAACTTTTAGCCAGACAACACGGACTTTATAAAGGAATCGATCAGGAACTGATTAACGAAATTTTTGACAGCCTTTATGAAATGAGTTTAGAAAACAAGCCTTTGAATGTGGAATTACGCTCCAATCTGCGTCTGACAACTGTTACTGAAAATGCGGACAGTTCTTACACTATGGACTTTATTCATACCGAACTTGAACAGCCGTTTCAGGATCAGAGTGATTATATTATTCTGGCAACAGGTTACAGTTACAAAGAACCGGATATCATTAAAGGAATTGAAAACAAAATTAACCGTCTTGAAAACGGCTTATTCAATGTAAATCGCAATTATACCATTGATAAAGAGGGAAAAGACATCTTTGTTCAGAATGCAGAACTGCATACCCATGGACTTTCGACTCCTGACCTAGGCATGGGACCATATCGAAATTCCTGCATCATTAACCAACTCACCAATCGTGAGGTTTATAAAGTTGAAAAACGAATCGCCTTCCAGGAATTTGGTGTACTGAAATCAACAGATGATTTTTTACAAAAGGATGCTATGGCAAGCATCAACGAACAATTAGATATCGAGGTCTTACTAAAAACAAATTAAGATGATAACTCCTGAAAATATATTCAACGACACCAAACATCTCGACACAGAAATCTGGAATAAAGTCAACCGAAATCTGTTGGCTAAAAGTATCTCTGAACTGATGCGCGAAGATCTGGCAAAACCGGAAATCATAAGCAAACAAGAAGATGGTCTGACTCATTTTAGATTAGCAACTGATAAAGAAAATCTGCATTATACTTTTTCTGCTTATCCAAGATTTATCAATTACTGGCATATTGTAAAGGAAAGCATCCGCAGAAATGAAGACGGACAGGAATCAGGCACAATTGATGTCCCTAATTTCTTTATAGAATTTCAGGAAACTTTTGGCATAAACTCCTTTACGCTGGCCCATTATGCTGAAGAGTTATTGCATACTTTATACGCTGATGCCTTTATCCATTCTCAGAAACGTTTGTCGGCTTCGGAACTCGCAGATGCCGATTTTCAAACTATTGAACACAGTCTGGATGGACATCCATGGGTCATTGTAAATAAAGGCCGCATTGGTTTTGATTCACAGGATTATCAGAATTTCGCACCTGAATCTGGTCAGAATACACGTTTGGTTTGGGTTGCCGCTCATAAAAGCCGTACTACTTTTCGTTTATTAGAAACTATGGATCAGCAGCGTTTTTTTGAAAATGAACTGGGCAAAGAAAAAATAGACTCTTTCAGAAGTGTGCTTAATCAGGCAAATGTAAATCCTGATGATTACATTTTTATCCCGGTACATTCCTGGCAATGGCAGAATAAACTTGTGATGCAGTTTGCCCATGATATTGCTTCGAAACACCTTATTCTTTTAGGACTTTCAGACGATTTATACAGTCCGCAACAAAGTATTCGTACGTTTTTTAACCAAAGTCAGCCGCAGAGACATTATGTAAAAACAGCAATATCTATCTTAAACACCAGCCACATCAGGGGATTATGCGCCAAACAATTGTCCATTGCGCCTAAATTAACCGGTTGGATAAAAAATTTATTAGAAAAAGATTTGCATCTACAAAATATGGGTGTTGTACTCTTGGGCGAAGTCGTTTCGGTAAGTTACACACATCCAAGTTACAGTAAAATTGCAAATCCTCCTTATCAGTACAATGAGTTTTTGGGAGCGATGTGGAGAGAGAGTCCGGTTAGCTTTTTAAAGCCAGGAGAAAATCTGATGACGATGGCGGCTTTATTATATGTAGACAATCAGGACAAAAGTCTGATTCAGGAACTGATTGAAAAATCGGGACTTTCTACAGAGCAGTGGTTAAAAGCCTATATGACGGCTTATCTTAAACCTGTTTTGCAGATTTATTACCAGCATTCTCTATGCATTGATCCGCATGGGCAAAACGTCATCCTTATTTTAAAAGATTATGTGCCAACGCGTATTGCTTTGCAGGATTTTGTAGGCGATATTTTAATTAATGAAGAAGGAAAGAAAAAACTGCCTCAGGAATTCATTGAGAATATGTTTAATGCCTCTCCAAATCCTGAAAATGCCCCATTGGTTATTCTGATAGCGGTTTTTGATGCTTTTTTCAGATACCTGAGCGATGTGTTAATCACAACTACAGACTATTCGGAAGTTTCGTTTTGGAATTGTGTTTACGAAATCATCACAGAATACCAGGAAGAACATCCTGAACTACAGGATATGTTTGAAAAATATGACTTGCTTATTCCGGAGTTTAAACGCCTCATTTTTAACAGCCGACGTTTGTTTAATGGGTATGAAGAAACTTCCGGTTTTCCTCATATGAAAAAAAGCGGTTTTATCCCCAACCCTTTGTATCAGCTGGTTACATCGGAATTGGCAACTTTAAAAGAAAATTTATGAAAGAAGCCCTATTGAAAACACGTTCCTTTTTTAGCCTTTTAAGGCATTCCATTTCCGGAAAGGAAAGTAATTTTACCTCAGGCAGTATAAACAGAACGATTATTT
The Flavobacterium flavigenum genome window above contains:
- a CDS encoding lysine N(6)-hydroxylase/L-ornithine N(5)-oxygenase family protein, with translation MSTEKIYSVIGIGIGPFNLGLAALMEPVDELSSLFFDQSASFDWHPGLMLNNATLQVPFLGDLVTMADPTSQYTFLNFIKESGRLYKFYIRENFFIFRREYNEYCKWVASKLDNLKFSHKVVSLDYVDGLYKVVVMNTETCITSTYYAEKIVLGTGTSPYIPDFIEKKELPNVIHASKYLYSKSRIKNNHSVTIIGSGQSAAEVFRDLLPETENGLQLKWYTRSSHFFPLDNKSKLTLELTSPEYVDHFHSLTYEKRKQLLARQHGLYKGIDQELINEIFDSLYEMSLENKPLNVELRSNLRLTTVTENADSSYTMDFIHTELEQPFQDQSDYIILATGYSYKEPDIIKGIENKINRLENGLFNVNRNYTIDKEGKDIFVQNAELHTHGLSTPDLGMGPYRNSCIINQLTNREVYKVEKRIAFQEFGVLKSTDDFLQKDAMASINEQLDIEVLLKTN
- a CDS encoding GNAT family N-acetyltransferase — translated: MNTNNSTNFHQLAEQVNFKSLLNCYCREFRNWSRYEGIPKYDPTLADYMQTINHKSFLRFDFTDIGQEVFAPLTYFSESGVHSFGFPIVVRNSSSDDIKEISPFDFVEIVSAFAKTDYPEIDSLPTQKRMQNSIDNLAFYLSEYKKSDQAVNSPEQTFIEAEQSLILGHSVHPLPKSREGFTHEELKKYSPETAGQFPLHFFLIHPDNVLEKSAEEYLMTSYLRNEISKYADNSTKELLTLYPEWKVVPTHPWEAEYLLNQTEVKEMQSKKLLFSLGQFGPSYTATSSVRTVYNAESEWMYKFSLHVKITNSYRVNYLHELNRGYDAGKLMKTEWGKGIKKEYPEVQLICDPAFIAVVYEDKVIDGFSTSVRQNPFHGTNARKNVSMVASLCQDGVLGESARILNIINESAKRRDKEVTETAIDWFKQYLKVTLHPLVGIFNKYGFGAEFHQQNILIEFDDHLFPSKMYFRDNQGYFFRQGKAKELQNLIKDFGDESRNFIAENRIINLWGYYFLVNHLFGIVNVLGKNKLANESLLLHMIYEAFKAEEATDTTGLTSHFLNSIQLYAKCNLLTSLNNMDEASAPRTNPAVYLNYPNPLNKYFFSQKLIKPKGEDVVFSRYFEKENVTITLRPVNPEEDLEMLHEWFHREHALKIWKMNWPVKELELFYRTLLPGDISHSYIGEVNGEPTFNMEVYWANRDIVGGYYDSLPSDYGTHLFIAPTDSKLKFTSAVTQSMMDFVFAESKVGKMVGEGAVDSIASMLNKAHVGFKIEKVIEMPHKKANLNYCYREWYWEKFPAAKDFQNIPVSAPQV
- a CDS encoding IucA/IucC family protein, which translates into the protein MITPENIFNDTKHLDTEIWNKVNRNLLAKSISELMREDLAKPEIISKQEDGLTHFRLATDKENLHYTFSAYPRFINYWHIVKESIRRNEDGQESGTIDVPNFFIEFQETFGINSFTLAHYAEELLHTLYADAFIHSQKRLSASELADADFQTIEHSLDGHPWVIVNKGRIGFDSQDYQNFAPESGQNTRLVWVAAHKSRTTFRLLETMDQQRFFENELGKEKIDSFRSVLNQANVNPDDYIFIPVHSWQWQNKLVMQFAHDIASKHLILLGLSDDLYSPQQSIRTFFNQSQPQRHYVKTAISILNTSHIRGLCAKQLSIAPKLTGWIKNLLEKDLHLQNMGVVLLGEVVSVSYTHPSYSKIANPPYQYNEFLGAMWRESPVSFLKPGENLMTMAALLYVDNQDKSLIQELIEKSGLSTEQWLKAYMTAYLKPVLQIYYQHSLCIDPHGQNVILILKDYVPTRIALQDFVGDILINEEGKKKLPQEFIENMFNASPNPENAPLVILIAVFDAFFRYLSDVLITTTDYSEVSFWNCVYEIITEYQEEHPELQDMFEKYDLLIPEFKRLIFNSRRLFNGYEETSGFPHMKKSGFIPNPLYQLVTSELATLKENL